In Dioscorea cayenensis subsp. rotundata cultivar TDr96_F1 chromosome 13, TDr96_F1_v2_PseudoChromosome.rev07_lg8_w22 25.fasta, whole genome shotgun sequence, the sequence taattttaaataattttcatattttagtactactgaaataaaaattttatataaaattttctctcatttatgatgttgttattatatatttatatatctcaagCTATCAACCTAAACTAAATCAAGTCCCGCTTGACTCCAGCTTAGCTCGAGTCTGCTGTGCCGTTGGTGCATGATAAGCATGGATTGAGGCTTGATTCAGCGAATGGGCCAGAGTTGTGTAAAAATGGTGATGTGGGCCGCATAGTGGAGGATCCATTGTTACAAGATGTTGGGTTGCACCTGCGCATGGACTATAGTGAGGGCCTTAATGATAATGTGTGCTTTGAGGACCCTTTATTGATGTGTGAGGTGGAGCCTCAGGTGGGCCGGGCCACCTTGAATGACACTATTTTGGGCCATGTTATTGTATCTGGGCCGGGTGTGGAGTTGGCAGATGATGCTCAACCCTTGGGCCATAACGATGGGTTCTCTGGTGGGGTCTCTGAGGGGGCCTCCATTATGATTAGCCCTAGTGCGGGGCGAGTGAATTTCCGTGATTATTCGGCTGCACCGGCGGTGGTACCCCTAGTGGGCTTCCATTGGAAATTTCTTGATGGTTTTTGGGTACTGGCACCGTGTTTGACAGCAAACGTTATTGAACAACCTAATGATCAGGTCACTAGGGGCAAGGAAGAGGGTTCAGAAAACAAAGTTGTAGAGGTTTTGTCCCAAGAAATTGAGGTGGAATCTGATGAGTCGGTGTCCGATTTTGAGCGGAAGACTCGTGAGCTTCTACCAGATTTACAGGGTGGAAGTACTTCTTTGCCATCGGAACAGGCCCCGAGAGTCAGAAAAAGTGAGCGGCAAAAAAAGGCACTAGCTAGATTCAACGAGGAGACCGGTCAATTGATTGAGATGCCCAAGTCATCCAGAAAAAAAGGGGCAGATGGCCCAAAAGGTACTAAAGCTAAACCGCTATCGATTTCTGAGTGGTCTGATGCTCAACTTACTAGCTATTGTGATGCTTGTGGTATTTCTTTTGTTGACTCTGTGCATGATTGTATTAAACAAATTCGGTCCCTAGAAGAGACTCGACTAAGGGCCTCTTTGGGCCAGGAGGATGCCTCTTTGGAGGCCCGCGATATGTAGAATTGGTTGTTTAATGAATATCATAAATTGGAATGTGAGGGGCCTAGGTAGGCCAGCTAAGAGGTACTTAGTTAGAgattttcttaatattaatCATGCGGATGTTTGTTGCTTGCAAGAAACTAAACTGGAGGTGCTCTCTGACCCTATTTGGCAGGAAATTGGGGGAACAAGACTGGACCACTTCGCTGTTCTGGCAGGGGGAATTGTGATTGGCTGGAATAGCTTGTTGTTTACCGGGACGGTAACACAAGTGGgtgtttttagtttatttgttgaatttttttccaaGAGGGATAACCTTAAATGGCGCTGCACGACGGTTTATGGTCCTAACGAGCGGGCACGCAAACACGCCTTCTGGACAGAACTCCTCACTAgcaaagggggttttcatggaccGTGGGTCATTTGTGGTGATTTTAACGTGATATTTGATATCAGCGATAAACCCTCTGGCAATCCTAATTTGGAGGATATCCGTTGTGCCAATAATCTGATGAGGTCACTGTGTTTACAGGAGCCACCCACGGTGGTTAGGAAATTCACCTGGACAAATGGGCAAGATTCGCCTATTTGGGTCAAACTTGACCGGTTTTCTGGTGAATGATTGTTGGCTAGAGCATTTCCCTAGGGTCATTCAATCTAGCTTTCCTAGACTTGGTTCCGATCATGTTCCTATCCTGCTAGAGGTGGCAATCCACTCTTTTAAGCCTCGACCTTTTCGTTATGAGGCTGTTTAGGCCACGTCTGCGGGGTTTCAGGATCTAGTGCGGCAGTGGTGGACTCGCGTTGATCCGGCTGGTTGTGGGGTTTTTGTCGTTTCTAAGAAGTTGGCCCATGTTAGGACACATCTTCGACAGTGGGCAAAGTTTAGTTTTGGGTCGATCAAATTGAGAAAACTTGCCTTACTGCATGACTTGGAGGTGTTGGACATCGCGAAAGAATCAAGACAACTGTCCTCTGTGGAAGCTCGGGAAGAGCAGGATTTATTGGGGAAAATTATTGATATcccaaaacaagaagaaatttactGGAATCAACGATCTAGATTACAATGGATGCAGGAGGGCGATGAAAATACGAAATTCTTTCACGCGGTTGCCAACGGACGAAAAAATCGAAATTTCATCCCTAGTCTTTCCCAGAATGGGAATATGCTGTTGGAGCCTCGTGAGATCGGGAGGGTCTTTACCGAGCATTTTAAGCAGCTGTTTGGTAACAAGCGCCCTAACAGAATCAAGATCGATTTTCAGAACCTCTTGCGCTTCAAGACTCCTGTTGACCTATCAATGCTGGAGAGACCATTTACCGAGGATGAAATCAAGAAAGCGGTGTTCGATCTAGGAGGGGACAAAGCCCCGAGCCTTGATGGTTTCCCTCTGCAATTTTTTAAACAGTTCTGGGATTTGATTAAATCCGACCTTACCCATCTATGTGAGGATTTCTATTGGAATAGAGCTAATATCGAGAGGATTAACTGGGCCAACATTGCTCTTATTCCTAAGGTGGATTCACCTGAGTCCCCTGGGGACTTCAGACCGATCAGCTTAATAAATTCAtctctaaaaattatatccaAACTGCTGGCGTCTCGCCTGAGCACGGTGATTAATTCTCTTGTGGATGTGGAGCAATCGGCGTTCCTAAAAGGACGTTGTATTCTAGATAATATCGCCACCGCGGAGGAGCTTATTTTTAATGTCCACAAGAGGAGGCTCTCGGGCCATATCTTAAAAGTGGACTTTTCCAAGGCCTTTGATAGGGTGGATTGGGACTTTTTATTGGAGTTGCTCAAAGCCAGGGGTTTTGGGGACCGATGGATCGGGTGGATCAAATGCATTCTATTCTCTTCTAAGGCTTCCATCCTGGTCAATGGTTCGCCTAACGGATATGTTCGTTATCTCAGCGGGTTATGTCAGGGGGATCCACTTTCCCCCTTACTCTTCGTGCTAGTCACTGGATGTTCTTAGTACGATGTTCTCGCATGCTCTGAGATCTAGGGTTTTAGTGGGTGTGCCCCTGGGGGATTGGGGTAGCAAATGTCACCTTCACTATGCGGATGACTTGCTTGTCATTACTACTGGTGGTCTCCAAGACTTGCGCATAGTCAAGCTAATTTTGCTTATCGTCGAAGGTCTATCGGGGTTAGctgttaatttttctaaaacttgCCTATACTCGACTTCGATGGATGTGTTACCAGATAGGGAGGCGGCGGGAACCCTATGCTAGTGATAGGGGTTTGCTACCACTTACCTATCTGGGTATTCCTATCTTTGGCAGGAGACCTAGGAAGCAAGACTGGGAGGGCCTTATCTCTAAAATTCGTAGAAGATTATCCACCCGGAGAGTGAGACAGCTATCCTTGGGGGGGCGACTTACGCTTGTCAATTTGGTTCTATCTGCGATCCCTACTTATTGGATGTCGCTGTTTCGTTTACCTCGTTGGGTTATCAAGGAGATCAACAGAATTAGAAGAGACTTCCTTTAGTCTGGACCGGACATTGAGCACCCGCGGTGGAGGTTGGTGAGTTGGGATAATCTTTGTCGTCCAAGGGATCAAGGTGGTTGGGGTATTCTTGAGTTATCAAACTTTAATCTTGCGCTCTtgggcaaatggtggtggaagttaaTGACGGATGCTACTTGGTGTGGTGCTGATATCTTACAGTTCAATTACGGTGTTATTTCGTTGGAATATGTTCCCCAGGCAAACGGGTAGGATTTCCTACTTCTGGAAAGGCGTTTTGAGCTGCCTGCCGGCTTTTAGGGGATATGTGTTGCATGAGGTCAGTTCTGGAACTGAAACTCTATTATGGAAGGATAGTTGGTTTGCGGGACGGGCACCTATGTTCATCTGGCCGGAGGAATTCAAAAGGGCTAGTGAGCCCAATGGAACGGTGTGCGAGATGGGTTACCTCCTAAACCAGGCCTCTTTTTCTGGGGAGGAAGATAGTCGGTACTACAGGGCTAGATTAACGGATTTTGATGGGGCGGCAGGAGATAGAAAGAGGTGGAGGTTGAAGTCTTTCTACACgtttctcattgatggtggTGTGCATTACCCCATTGCTCGGTTCTTCTGGAGAAAGCCATGTCCGAAGAAAGTTAGTCTGTTTAACTGGTTAGCTGAGAAGAATAAGATTCTCACCATGGACGTTCTTGCGAGAAGGAGTTACAATCGCCTCCCTACGACGACCTGTGTCCTGTGTAATTCGGCCTTAGAGTCGCCTGACCATCTCTTCTTACATTGTTTGGTTGCTAGAAAGGTGTGGGGGTACTTCGTGCATTTACTGCATCTTCCAGACCCTCCTGGGTCTATGCAGGAGATCTGGCGGGGTTGGCGAACCTCGATTCGGGCTAACTTTAGGGAGattgggggcttagttgctaaggctattgtgtggaatattcGGCTTGTTAGAAATGATTGTATCTTTAATGCCAACTATTTGTCTACGCATGCTCTTGTTTTGAAGATTGACCGTATATTGATATCTTGGCTCTCTTCAGTTGTCGAAGGTTCGCGAGAGATGATGGAGGATCCTATTGCCATGTTTCGACAGAGCACGGAGGCCCTAGGGATCAGTGGTGTGGTGTATGGCGGAGATCCTCTCGCTGGGGTAGATCAAGATCTTCTATCGGACTAGTCTGTTACTGTATTCTGTTGGGATGAGAATCCTTTGCTGATTCTCATCCGGCGCTGTTTTGTTATGCCACTTCTCgttgtgttttgtttgtcttttgttgGCGCTTGCGATCAGTTTGTATCCcttctatttatttaattaatggcagtggtttatccaccttttttttaaaaaaaaaaaatttatatgaggggtttttttattttttgttgccattattttaaaaatatggtgGAATTATTTGTAACCTCCTCATTTTTCGTAAGTATCTtgtcttaaatttattttacttacactggagagctaattttgatattttaatttaggATATAACACATATAAATCactttttaattctttatatatgtaaaacCTTTATTGTAAATATGTAGccggttttaataaaaaatatcatagagttatatatatataataattttatcaaagaGATCATCAGaagtattttcatattttatataaaatatctagcactatataattataaattagaaaatagcTAAGTCAAACATAAAGAAAGGCCCATTAgtagcaagaaaaaaaaaatactaaaaaaaacattttattttaaaaataatggtatTCTTTTCCAAACCATAATTTCTAAATAAGTTTTCATCCAtggttcatatatttcatacgtgttcatttattatttaaatttgatttataaataaaaaccttattattattcatttaaaaaagcATGGTTGAGAACCAGAAAATACATCATAAGAGAAGAATAttagtttttcctttttatgaAGAGACAATAATATAAGTGATTGTACCTAGAGACAGGAGACAGTGAAAAGTCAGgcttttaaactttttttcattGACTTTGAAggccttatttatttttttcaatattatttatttatttatatgttcatttTAGTTGAATCCACCTATGTTCATTTTAGTTGAATCCACATACCCAATGGCTTTTGGGTCAATTGACATTGAGTCATTTgcataaaatattcatttcagAGAGGACCCGAGATCAAATCTTATAACCTACGCAAGGTGAGGGTATGTGAGTCAGTGTTGAGTTTTGCTCCCACACGTGCACGTTTCTGGATTCTGGTGCTTGtggcttttttaaaaaaaaaaaagggggaaaaaaaattgaatctacataataattaaacaaaagaaaaagaacaacttGCTTTGTTCTCTGAGAACCAGGTGAAGTTGCTATTTGTTCTCTCCTAACAATGAAGCCAAGCTACAAAATCCAAAGACCAAGGgtgtcaaatattttttatttatttatttatgtgaaaattttaaatcaataaatttacTATCCATgcctttattaaaaaaaagaaaaagaaaaacttaatttatatttttcgaAATACTTCACTCCAAAATTGTTTATAGGAGGGAGTCATAGTTACTTTGCTAATTATTTTTTGCTATATTatcatttctcattttttttcattttttaattacaaagttagatttaatttttaaagaaggTTATTATCACATTGATTAACTATCTTATGATTCATTATATATTGGGACATGTGAATCTTTCAAAAACCCATGGAGGTtagattaataaattatgataaaactATTTATTAGAGAAAAAATGACTTGGAAGTCTTTAGACATTTGCATactgaacaaaaaaaaactctgtcaatatcaaatcaatctTTTAACATTTATAATGGTAAAAATGCCCTGAATAATCAAATATGTTCTTTATTGGccatggaagaaaaaaaatattgtgaatttcatcatatttttattgtgataattttcttttttagtctAATTTCATAAAGGCGAACGAAGCTAGATTGTAAGGATCAGCTGCTACAGCTAAGTGCAATATGGAGTTCTTAAGAACAATGAGAAGCAACCTGAACAAAGTGAGGAGGAATCTTCTGAGCAGGCAGGGAGTAAGCCCTTTTGTTTTGCTTGTAGTTTTGTTTTCTGTGGTTATTTGATTActtggttttgttgttttgtctTGTCCTGtgtttctctttcatttttcttgtttgttgttaGTTTCTACTGCTAGCGGACTGTTTTGTTTGTATTCCCTATTTTAGTAATAAATGTGGTTTAtgagtttatccatttttataaaaaaatgtattatatTTGGCGACCCTAGAGTCTAATCAGGAGAGTATCCATATcacatagtattttatttagtaatgaatgtaatttattcaatttttttcaaaaaaaaatatatatatatatatatatccaccattttattatttaaaggtTCAGATCATGAAGCAAGAGTTTGGTCTCTTCTCATGCAGTTATCTTGCACAATTGACAAACTTAATTAACCTCAATGGTTTACTGTTAACCATAAATTAcagtataaataaattaataagagCATGTATTATACGATCATAATTACCATGAGAAAACGTCCGATAAAATGGGAACAGtaaagaggagagagagagagagatactTTTCCATCTCAAGATAGCTTTCAAGTCTGAAATCAAGTTGAAAGCAAACAGTCTCTTTAATATAGAGCCAATGAAGTAGTCTGATCAGGAGAGGATCTATGTCACATAGTACACAGAGAACACATTCAAACATTcaaattataaatgaaaaacaaagtcCATGTGTTGTCTGTCCACCAAAGCCTGCAAACTTTGCTGCCATTCCAACCACAATCCACTCTCTCCTTCAGGGACCATCCTAGCTAGCTAGCTATTATTCCCATCTCATTAACCtcctcttctttattttttcaccACCTTCTTCATTAACCTTctactcaaatatatatatatatatatattgaattaaaatGAGAGGCATATATCTTAGAAATAATCCAAGTATGACTATGACATCTaagtatataagtaaatatattgtATCATATAAACCATAGTGAGAAATCTAATATATCGTATTAATTAGAGaattaattaacaacaaaa encodes:
- the LOC120274920 gene encoding uncharacterized protein LOC120274920, encoding MLLGVVLISYSSITVLFRWNMFPRQTGRISYFWKGVLSCLPAFRGYVLHEVSSGTETLLWKDSWFAGRAPMFIWPEEFKRASEPNGTVCEMGYLLNQASFSGEEDSRYYRARLTDFDGAAGDRKRWRLKSFYTFLIDGGVHYPIARFFWRKPCPKKVSLFNWLAEKNKILTMDVLARRSYNRLPTTTCVLCNSALESPDHLFLHCLVARKVWGYFVHLLHLPDPPGSMQEIWRGWRTSIRANFREIGGLVAKAIVWNIRLVRNDCIFNANYLSTHALVLKIDRILISWLSSVVEGSREMMEDPIAMFRQSTEALGISGVVYGGDPLAGVDQDLLSD